The DNA window CCTCGGCGGCAACGCGATCGAGAATGTCGATGCTCGACACGGCACCGTCGGGTAGGGCGTCGTCGCGGTCTGTCAGGTAGGGCAGGCCATATCGGAAGGCCCACCATACGACAGCAATCGCGGCATAGAGGACGATCAAAGCCATCAGTTCTACTGCCATGGTTGGCACCCCTCGCGTGTTCCGGCTGGCGTGCACTCGGCGCCGGGGATGAGGGCCTCATCGACCCGGCGCCGGGTGCCATAAAAGCGTCAACCCTGGAGGACAGACGAAGTGCCACAGTTTGTGGCACGCTTGGCATCACGGGCACTGTCCAATGGGGATGTGGTGATAACGATGACCCAAACGGCCGCCGGAGTCGGCGATCGCGTCCGCGAACGACGCAAGCTCGCCGGATTGACACAAAGGCAATTCGCGGAGCGATCCAGCATCTCGATATCGCTGATCAGGAAGGTTGAGCAGGGCGACAAGCCCGCGAGTCCGGCCTTCATCAGCGCCGCGGCCCGAGCGCTCAAGACCGGCATCGATGACCTGACCGATCAACCGTTTCCTCGCAATACACGCGATGAGCAGTTCGTCCATTCCGGTATCTCCGACATCAGGCGTGAACTCGCCTCATATCGGATCGAGCCGTTCGGCGACATCACGCCCCGACCGATTGACGAACTCGCCAACGAGGTGGCGACCGCGTCGGCATACCGGCACGGCACCAAGCTGGGCGAGCTGGGCCGTATGCTGCCCGGACTGCTGGCCGACCTACGTACGGCCTGGTACTCAACCGACGAGATCCGTGAGCTGGAACGGATCTTCGCGCTCGCCGCCGAGGCGTACGCCGCCACCTCGCAAGTCGTATACAGGCTCGGTTATATCGACCTCAGCAGTATGGCGGTCGAACGGTACGAGTGGGCCGCAGCCCAGTCCGGTGACGAGCTGATGGTTCTCGCCGGGGACTACCAGCGCGCCGGCGAGCTGATCATGGGCGCGGATTGGAATGCCGCCGGACGACTGCTCGAGGGTAGTCGTTCGCGCATCGAGGACCAGCTCGGCGACGGCGACCCAGGGGTACTGAGCATGTGGGGGAACCTGCATCTCAAGAGCGGGCTCGCTGCCGCGCGCGCCGGACGTCGCGATGTCGCCGACGCGCACCTTGCCGAGGCCGCCGAGACCGCAGCGCGTATCGGTGAGGACCGCAATGACTACCAGTTGTGCTTCGGGCCAACGAATGTCGATATCTGGCGGGTTGGGCTGGCAGTAGAGGGGATGGACGGCACGGAAGCGGTCAAACGGTCGAAGACGATCAAACTGCCCCCGCAGACGCCGCGTGAGCGCGCGGGACACCACTACATCGATCTGGCCAGGGGCTTCCTACTGCACGGCGATCGGGAGGGCGCCCTGCATTCGTTGCAGATAGCCAAACGTATCGCGCCAACTCAGACCCGCTATCACCCGCAAGTGCACGAAACGGTGCGACAGTTGGCCCGCGACGACGCCCGCAGCACAGAAACCATCCGCGGATTCGCAGCATGGTGTGGTCTAACGTCATTCTGAGCACTTGACTCAACCGCCCGGCCTCTTCGGAGACCGGGCGGCTTTTGCATACGGGGCTCGCGTCGTGCGTCTGGGCTCAGCTACCGACGACTTCCCAGCGGGCGTTTTCGGCGGCGGGCGACGGCTTGACGTTCCACAGGTGCAGCGTGTAATCGCCGTCTTTCAGCTTCGCCTCGCTCTTGTAGTCGGACTCATATCGGCGATGTACAGCGCGAACGGGCGTGCGCCGAGGTCGGTGGACTTGGGCGCCGCGGCGCCCCCGAAATCTCAAGCGGACCATCGATCTCCAGCGGATCATGGTCTGTGTCGTATTCAGATAGGTACGTCTGCATACGTCAGAAACTGGACGATCTGTTGCCCGCAGGCCGGCCAGATCGTCGATCTACTCGGCGAAGATCTTGCGTGGACATTCCGGTACCGCGCATCAAAATCCCCTGCCCCGCAACCGGATACAAACCGATCGGCCGCTGATGTAGCTTCGCCGCGGCGTATGTGCGGCGCTGGCAGCACAACCAGAATTGAGTTGACGAATGTGTTGGGAACGACTGGCTGAAGCTGCGATTGAATACGAAGACTTGGTCCCCGAGAGGTCAGCAGGGTGCCGACGGCTGCCCCGCGGGCCAAGGCAAGACACCTGGGAAACCTTTCGACGGAAGCCTCGATGCGCTGAACTATGGCAGGTCGTGGCGGTTCCCTCCTCCTGCACGTATGTCGGACAGTGCCGTCCAGCCAGTGCCGCCCTTGGCGATTGCGGCCGCCATGCGGTCGTAGGCGTCGAGGACTAGGCGGCGGGTGCGGTATTCGCCGAAGTCTCGTTCCTCGTATTTGCGTACGACGGTGAAGGAGTCAAGTACGTGCACCGCTTCGGTGCGGGACAGTCCGTACACATGAAGGAAGGCGGCATCGAGGTCAGCCCGAAGCAATTCCCGACGCTCGACATCCCACTGGAATGGCGCGCCGTCGTCACCGAGCTCGATCGCGTATGGCTTCAATCGCCATGAGGTATAGGATAATTCGAGCACATAGGGGCAGACCCATTGGGTGAGGGTGAGGTCGGGCTGCCAGGGAGCAGGCCGGGCGAAGATGGACGGTGTGGGGCAGGCGAGTTGCTTCACAATGAAGTACTTCATCCCGGCACCGCTGAGCTTCTGCCGTGCAATGTAGTCGAACGCCATACTCGACCACACTGCGTGCAACAGCGGACCATTGCCGTGAATCACGGGAAACGCGAGGGGAAACTTATCCCCAACTGCACTTATCGGTAGGACTGATGGCGCGAAGGTACGGTAGTCAGTGGTTCGTGCGATATCACGCCACCCCAAAAGCCAGTCCCGATCCCACTTCTCGGCCAGTTTCGCGGTGACCTTGGTTCGGTCGATCCAGTAGCGGGCGAGCGGTTCGATACTCGGATCGTTGTGCTGAGTTTCCGTCAACCTGGGCAGCGTGCCTTTGTTGATTTGCGCTTGGGTGGAACCGAGGTAGGTGCCGAATCGATGGTCGAAGTGACTAAGCATCTTTGCTTCGTACAGCGGCACGTACTCTTTGCCGTAGCCTTCGTAGGACCAGCCGTTGAATTGAGCATCCGCCAGATCGTTAGGTTGTCGGAATAGCTCCGAATCGGTAGCCATATCAAAGGCACGAGCAAAATTAGAGTTGAGGCCCCAAGGGTCTCCATCTGGATCGTTGTCGCGGATCAGAATGGGGTGCCGCCGGTAGATGCCGAGGGTGATATCGGCGTCGATGCGCGTTCGGAACATCGGCAAAGTGCCGGTGTTCGGGTTTATCGCGAGGACTTCAGCAGGTGTGAGCTCGAACTTGCGCGACGGCACGTCGACGATATGCCGAACAAGGAAGGCGAATCGGGTTGTATCGACCTTGCGCTCTCTGCCGGTCAAGGCGGTGACCGCGAATCTGGGTCGATTGTTCACATCCTTGAAGATCTTCGCTTCGTTTTCGAAATCGTAGAACGCCAGTAGCCGATTAGTACGTAGAGTGTCAGAGAAGAAGGGCGCGGTTGTATTGTCGGTCGCTAGACCTGTGGGGGTAATGATGCCGACCGTGCCAGTCGGCCCGGCGACGGTGCGCAGGGTTTCTGCGAACACGCTGTACGTGTTGACGTCGCCTTGGCCGGTGAGCGGATAGCGGCCACTCTTGAGCAACAGGTGCGCGGTACCGTCGGATTGGCGAATCGCGTCCCGGTACGCCTGATGCAGAGTGGGATCCGACACTGCCAGGTCTACGATCATGGTCTTACGGATAGCGGCGGTCTTGGCGGTTTCGATATCCGTGCGGCCAAGGTTGCCGAAGAACTCTTTGTCTTGGATCTTGACTCGTTCCCATGGAGGGTTGCCGAGGACGCAAGAGAAGCCGCCCGTCCAGCCGGTATCGACGTCGCCGCCGTTGGCGGGGGCGGTGAAGATGCCCGGAAATTCGAGATGCCAATGGAAGAATCGGTATTGGCGGGCGAGCGTGTTGATCTGCGCGATGACGGTCTCCGGTACGGATCCCGGGTCCTCCGCGAGGCGGCGCAGGGTGTCGTGAGTGATGCCCTGCCCGGAGTCCTTGGTTTTGGATTGGACGAAGGCTGCGCACCAGGCGTCCGCGGCGAGCTTGGCGGCAAGCAGATCCGGGTCGATCTCTAGGGCACGCCACGCATCGGCTCGGGCCCGCACCCGGCTCAGATTACCGGCGTGGCCGGCGTCGGCATCGCGGGCTTTCTTGGTGAACGCGGTGGTTTCGACGTTGAGGGTCTCCGGCCCGAAGCTGAGGGTGAGCTGGTCGACGTCGGCGTTGCGCTCGGACTTGTTGCGGGCCTTGAGTTTACTGGTCCACCCTTTGTCGTCGTCGCCGAGCACCGTGAAGGCCGAATCGGGAATGTTGTCGCGCAACAGCTTCGGCGTAGTACCGAGCAGCGCGTTGCCGACGCGGAAGTGGGCGTCGAGAAATGGGAACGGACGCTCGGCGTCGAACGCTTCGAGCCACAGGGCGACCTTGGTGATTTCGATGGCGAGGTCGTTGAGGTCGACACCGTAGACGCAGTGTTCGATGACGTCGGCGGTAGCGGCACGCAGTGCAGCTGGGTTCGGTTCGGTGTCTCCGGTCCGCACTGTCGCCACGGCGGAGGCGATACGACGTGCCGCCGCAACAACGAAATGTCCACTGCCGCATGCGGGATCAATAACCGTCAGGGCCAGCAGGGCGTGTTCGGCGTCGGCCGTGCGCAGTGCCTCGTCGATCAGCGGGTCGAGGGCTTCGTCGAGAACAAGATCGATCAACTCGGACGGGGTGTAGTACGAACCGGATTTCTTTCGATCGTTACCTGCAGCGAGGTCGAGGGTAAAGGTGCGGGCGGCGGGGGTGTAGCGCGGTGTGTATGCCAGCAGTCCCTCGTACATGCCGCCGAGTTCCTCGCTGTCGAGGTTGCGGTAGTCCACGGGGCGGGGTGTGCCGGTGACTGGGTCATCGATCTGTGCGAGGGCCCGGATCGCCGCGAGGAGTGCATGGTTGGGCAACTGAGCACCGTTTAGGATGCTCAAAGCATCTCGGGCGAACAGTGAGGCTCCGAGTCCGCTCAGCCCCAGGGGCGGAAGTCCGTCGCCGGCTAGGGCGTCGGTGACGATCTGGTGCGCTTCCCAAAGGTCGGTGTGCCTGCTACCCGCGTGCGCGATGGACATCCGGCGCAGCCGGGCGGTCGAGAAGTGATCGGCGTAAAGATGACGGGCCTGGGTGTCTACGGTAGCGGTGTGCAGCAAATCGCGGTCTTCGGCGACGAATAACACAATCAGTCGATAGGCGATCCGCAGCAGGGCACGGTGTAGATCGCGGTCGGCGTGCGGTGCAACAGCCAGGGACTCGCGCAGAGCCGCGTTGGCTTGATGTGCGACGAATCCGGTACCGAGGTGTTGCAGCGCCTGCGCCACTCCTTGCTGCAGGGTGAGCAGGGCACGGGCGCCGTTGTCGATCGCTGTGACTCGCCATTTTTCGAGCCAGCAGCTCTCGGCACTCAGCGTGGGAGGTTCGGCTTCGACATCATCGGCGGCCGGGGCAGGTTCCTCGGCATGCGGGGAAAAGCGACTCGCGTGAGTGGTGAGGAACAGCAGCCTGAAGTCCGCGTAGCGCTGGTTGGTGAAGATGTCATCGAGATCGAACTCGACGTAGGACTGTTTCGACAACGTCGAGGCGTCGCGCAGCAGTCGCAGGGTCCTGCCGTTCGACAACAGCGCCCACAGCGCCCGGTCCTCGCGGTTGAGGTAGTCCTGCAGCATCGACTGCGGTGCACGGGCGGTCACGCTCGCGGTCTTGGTGTCGAGGGCGACACCGGCGCCGACAAGGTGGATCGGTGCCCACACTGCCGGATTGGATGCGTCGGGCCAGGAGAGGCGGTGGGAAATCGTGAAGTGCGGCGCGGCGGTTTCGCCGAGGCCGGGCGCGACGTCCAAGCCAGCGGTAAGAACCTCGGGCCGACCCCACCCGAGTTCGTACAGCAGTGGCAGCAGCCATTTTTCGCGAGTCACCTTGGTGGCGGGGTCACCTGCGGGCAGGCGATCGAGGGCGCGTTCCCACTCGCGGTGAGTGGCGAGCATTGCTTCCCAAGCGCGGGCGATGGCCGCGTTGATCGTCATGCCAGGAGGCAGTTGGTAGTCGGTGGCGGTCTGTCTGGGCATTCGGAGTTCAGCGCCGAGGGATAGAGCTTCGCTCGGCAGAACCGTTCCGACGGTGCGGACGGACCGGAACGACGACAGCCCAGTCACGAGCCACTCCTGTCAGGCAGATAGACGTACACACCCAAGACGTCCGGCGGGGGCAGTAGGCGTGCCTTGACAGTGCGGCTGCTGGCCTTGCGCGCAGAACGCACCTTGCGATGGTCGTCGCAGATAGTCCCCGCGACGTGCTCACCGCGATCGAGCAGGTGGTTTGACACAGAATCGAGGCGGTCGAGGGCGCGACCGAGCTGAGTGCGGGCCAGTGCATCGGCGACGTTGCCGGTCGGGGCGAGCCGCAGGAGCGAGTCGACAGCGTCGTCGTCCAGCCACATGACCTCGTCGGCGCTGGCAGTGAAGGCAAGGAACCGGGCTTCTTCGGCCACCTGGGTGATGGTGGTGCGGGAACCGGGCAGCACGATCTCGAGTCGGAATCGCACGACCAACAGAGTGGTCACTTTGTCGACGCCGATCGAGCGCATCACCCCAGCGCGTCGCGTTGGCCGCAGGGCAGGGGCCAGATCGGCGTCGAGTGCGGAATCGAGCACGTACCGCGCCAACGATTCCACCGCCGGGTCGGTGCGGGTCAGGACATTGTGGGTTGGCGGTACCGGGAATGAGCGGTGAAAGTGCAACCGGTGTTCTTTGACCGGAGGCAGCTGGTCGCGTACAGCGGGCGGCACGGTGTCGATGCGGGCGGTGAATCCGTCGTCGGTATCGCTTAGCTGCGCGGACAGCAAGGTCAGGGCATCGCGAGTGAATGTTTCAGCGTCGGCGGGTCCGCCGAGTGAGCGGCGTACCTCGGTCAAGGTTTCGGCGACCGCGTCGGGTTGCAATCCTGCCTGGCGGAATCGGGAACGGGAGGCTTTCTCCCGTTCTGCGGCGTCGATCCATTGCACGTCGACGGCTTCGGCCAGCGACGCGGAAGTGGCAGTCCCGAAGTCGAGCGCGAGTTGCTCGGTCTCGGTGCCGCGCAGCAGAAGTGATTCCCAGATCGCCTTCATGACAGTGGTCGAGTCGACTGGGACCGGGACCGAGACTCCGGTACTGCGGCGTATGTTCTCGTGTCGCCGGATCAGCACTTGCAGGACAACCCCGTCGATGCCGTTGTCTTCGCCGTAGTAGGTGACGGCGCGGACGGTGTCGGCGCGTTGACCGAATCGGTCGACACGACCTTCGCGCTGCTCATGGCGGGTCGGGTTCCAGGCGAGGTCATAGTGCACCACCGCAGTGAACCCATCCTGCAGGTTGATGCCCTCGGACATGCAGTCCGTGGCGACGAGCAGCCTCGGACCATCGTGCTGTGCCAACCCCCCGACCCGGTCCTCCCGTTCTTCTGGAGGCAGGATGCCGGTGACCGCTTCGACGCGCAGGCCGGGGCGCTTCTTGACCAGGGCCGTGTGCAAGTGCTCAGCGAGGTATTCGGCGGTGGGAATGTAGCGGCAGAACACGATTGGGTGATATCCCGCCCCCAGCAGATCGCCGAGCAGCGGGATGAGCCGCCCGAGTTTGGCGTCGGCTTTGGGTCCCTTCAGCGCTGCTGCGGTAGCGGCGAGCGCA is part of the Nocardia sp. NBC_00565 genome and encodes:
- a CDS encoding helicase-related protein; the protein is MTTVEFPAGTLVRARGRDWLVLPGAPDGLVLARPLGGREDETTVLLPEFDAPTSAVFTPPDVDDRGDAARARLLRDALRLSFRATGGPFRSFANLAVTPRNYQLVPLMMATAQDTTRLLIADGVGVGKTVEAGLIAAELLAVGDAQRLAVLCSPQLAPQWQAELRRKFGIDAQLLLPSTVNRLKVPWGSNVYEHYPYLVISTDFIKQRSRRDEFALNCPELVIVDEAHTSVAASTVGNTQAHLRYTLLRKIADDPNRHLLLLTATPHSGDDSAWQSLIGLLDTQLAELPADLSGRDREDDRKLLAKFMIQRQRADIRAYLHEDTPFPKRESTETSYKLTREYRALFDDVMTFVREQVADPKLNTVHQRVRWWSAIALLRCLASSPAAAEQTLLNRSTLTSLESVADADALAAPRVLDGDLDEALEGEDTTLGADTTDPETPDSATRRRLRALAATAAALKGPKADAKLGRLIPLLGDLLGAGYHPIVFCRYIPTAEYLAEHLHTALVKKRPGLRVEAVTGILPPEEREDRVGGLAQHDGPRLLVATDCMSEGINLQDGFTAVVHYDLAWNPTRHEQREGRVDRFGQRADTVRAVTYYGEDNGIDGVVLQVLIRRHENIRRSTGVSVPVPVDSTTVMKAIWESLLLRGTETEQLALDFGTATSASLAEAVDVQWIDAAEREKASRSRFRQAGLQPDAVAETLTEVRRSLGGPADAETFTRDALTLLSAQLSDTDDGFTARIDTVPPAVRDQLPPVKEHRLHFHRSFPVPPTHNVLTRTDPAVESLARYVLDSALDADLAPALRPTRRAGVMRSIGVDKVTTLLVVRFRLEIVLPGSRTTITQVAEEARFLAFTASADEVMWLDDDAVDSLLRLAPTGNVADALARTQLGRALDRLDSVSNHLLDRGEHVAGTICDDHRKVRSARKASSRTVKARLLPPPDVLGVYVYLPDRSGS
- a CDS encoding helix-turn-helix domain-containing protein codes for the protein MTQTAAGVGDRVRERRKLAGLTQRQFAERSSISISLIRKVEQGDKPASPAFISAAARALKTGIDDLTDQPFPRNTRDEQFVHSGISDIRRELASYRIEPFGDITPRPIDELANEVATASAYRHGTKLGELGRMLPGLLADLRTAWYSTDEIRELERIFALAAEAYAATSQVVYRLGYIDLSSMAVERYEWAAAQSGDELMVLAGDYQRAGELIMGADWNAAGRLLEGSRSRIEDQLGDGDPGVLSMWGNLHLKSGLAAARAGRRDVADAHLAEAAETAARIGEDRNDYQLCFGPTNVDIWRVGLAVEGMDGTEAVKRSKTIKLPPQTPRERAGHHYIDLARGFLLHGDREGALHSLQIAKRIAPTQTRYHPQVHETVRQLARDDARSTETIRGFAAWCGLTSF
- a CDS encoding Eco57I restriction-modification methylase domain-containing protein — its product is MAQALQHLGTGFVAHQANAALRESLAVAPHADRDLHRALLRIAYRLIVLFVAEDRDLLHTATVDTQARHLYADHFSTARLRRMSIAHAGSRHTDLWEAHQIVTDALAGDGLPPLGLSGLGASLFARDALSILNGAQLPNHALLAAIRALAQIDDPVTGTPRPVDYRNLDSEELGGMYEGLLAYTPRYTPAARTFTLDLAAGNDRKKSGSYYTPSELIDLVLDEALDPLIDEALRTADAEHALLALTVIDPACGSGHFVVAAARRIASAVATVRTGDTEPNPAALRAATADVIEHCVYGVDLNDLAIEITKVALWLEAFDAERPFPFLDAHFRVGNALLGTTPKLLRDNIPDSAFTVLGDDDKGWTSKLKARNKSERNADVDQLTLSFGPETLNVETTAFTKKARDADAGHAGNLSRVRARADAWRALEIDPDLLAAKLAADAWCAAFVQSKTKDSGQGITHDTLRRLAEDPGSVPETVIAQINTLARQYRFFHWHLEFPGIFTAPANGGDVDTGWTGGFSCVLGNPPWERVKIQDKEFFGNLGRTDIETAKTAAIRKTMIVDLAVSDPTLHQAYRDAIRQSDGTAHLLLKSGRYPLTGQGDVNTYSVFAETLRTVAGPTGTVGIITPTGLATDNTTAPFFSDTLRTNRLLAFYDFENEAKIFKDVNNRPRFAVTALTGRERKVDTTRFAFLVRHIVDVPSRKFELTPAEVLAINPNTGTLPMFRTRIDADITLGIYRRHPILIRDNDPDGDPWGLNSNFARAFDMATDSELFRQPNDLADAQFNGWSYEGYGKEYVPLYEAKMLSHFDHRFGTYLGSTQAQINKGTLPRLTETQHNDPSIEPLARYWIDRTKVTAKLAEKWDRDWLLGWRDIARTTDYRTFAPSVLPISAVGDKFPLAFPVIHGNGPLLHAVWSSMAFDYIARQKLSGAGMKYFIVKQLACPTPSIFARPAPWQPDLTLTQWVCPYVLELSYTSWRLKPYAIELGDDGAPFQWDVERRELLRADLDAAFLHVYGLSRTEAVHVLDSFTVVRKYEERDFGEYRTRRLVLDAYDRMAAAIAKGGTGWTALSDIRAGGGNRHDLP